The nucleotide sequence TTTTTTAACCAGGCAGCGTTGTTTTTCGCGTTTCTCGTTAGTtctttatttttccttttgcCTGCGGACCTTCTTTGTTGCTGCCTTTTCAGCTAGCTCCTCCTTGTTTTCCGCtcctctctccctctctcgctCTGGCGCTCGGCGCAGTTGCTGGGGCGCGTTTCACGTCACGTTCGCGGCTAACGGTGCGTCGGGCGGTACTCCTTTTAATTTCCGTGCAATTCCGTGTAATTGCAATTAACAGCACAGGAAAACAATAATTTCGTATGTAAAATGTACATGAAATCTACAACAACAAATCTAAAAACAGCAAAACAGAGCAGGACTTCTCGGAGCGGACGTAAGAAAACGTAAGTGTCGGCCGAACGTAAGTGTCAGTGAAAAAGGGAGACAGCCTCAGCGTAAGTGtcagtaaatatatatatcgtATATATCGTATGAAATCTAGGCTGTCGTTAGAGGTGGACTGTTTGACTGTTTGGGTTTGATGGGGTTTGAACTGAACCGAACTGCTGTGCGCGTGTTACGTAGTACGTAAGTGTCGTGAAAAAGCGAGATGCAAGATGCTTCGTAAGTGTCAGCAAAACGTAAGCCAACGTAAGTGTCAGTGAAAAAGGGAGACAGCCTCAGCGTAAGTGTCAGTAAAAAACGTAACGTAGAGAGAAGAGATGAAATCTAGGCTGTACGTTAGAGGTGAGGTGCAGAAACATCGATGCGTCGATGGCACCAAGCCGATGCCACTATCGATATCGATGGGTGGTATCTGGCCGGCACTATCGATGGGTTTGGACTATTGGGGCAGAAAAGctatttaatttgttttcggATTCAGTCGGTTATTGCTTGGGCGATTATTATGAATATTTGGCTTAAAAGCAGAAAAAATCTCGATTATGAATTATTTAGTAAAAATAACCATCTTGGTTATAAACCAGGTTGGCATCTCCTTGATAAACAGTTCTTAGCCCGGACGCAAACCTGTGCCTCCTAGATCGCCCACCACTGTTACGAAAACAGCATGGACAGACTGAAATTCAACAACTTggtaaataattattttatatcaAAATTAGTGCTTATTTATCAATGAGAACTCGCACAGGTGATAACCAACAAGAAGGGGATCCAAAAGGCACGCGCCCAGACCATCGCCAAGCTCGTCCAGAAGCTGCGAAAGACAAAAGATGTGTTGGCCAAAAAACCGGACAGCGACAAGGAGAAGATCCGTCTGCGCAAATATAGCGAATGCCTGGCTCAGCTGAAGGCACTGAAATGTTTGGACCTAGTACGTGAATGTCTCCTTCAAGAGGGCACCAATCCTAATGCGGTGCTAGCCAGCGAGCGCTCCACTCCGGATGAACTGGGCATCGCCATGCTGCGGCTAAACAAACTGATGCACGGACTGGTGGACACGTTCGTGAAGGCCCTCGAGCTGAGCACCGACAAGGAGGCCAAGTGGCGGGAGGAGATCCTGGAGACAAGCAAGCGACGGGCCAAAATCGAACGCACTGAGGAGCGGAAAAGAAAGCGCAAGGAGCTGAAGGAGCAGAAGGCTCTAACCAAGAACAGATTGGAGTGGTTGGAGCAGAACAAAGTGGCGGGTTCAGAAGTTCCATCAACGGCAGCATCGGAGGATACTACTTCTGCGGTTCAAGTCAGCCAGGATGAAAAGCAAGATATCTCCGAGACTCCAGCCAAAACAGAGAAGCCTGCAGTTCCTAACAAGGAAAAGAAGGATAAGAAAATtgccaaaaaagaaaagattATAAAGAAAGATAAACCTCTTGTCAAAAAGGATGAGAAGCCAAAACCAGACATCCCTAAGCCAGTTCCCAAAACGGAATCTGTAGAAAAAGTCAAGGAAAATAACACAAAACCGCTGCAGAAACAACCACAAAAAGAAGTCAAACCGAAGGAACCTAAGCCAAAACCTGTGGACAGAAAGCCAGTCAGAGAACAAAAGCCTAAGCCTCGACCAGAAAGGCAGCCTAGCATTGAAGAAGACGAAGATGAACCCAAACCTGACAGCAATCGTCCCACACACGTAGTCGATCCCTTTTTCATCACGGAATCAGGGCAGCCCTACTTGTCCACCGCCGTGGTTCTTTCCGGCGACAATGACAGCGAAGCTGAAGAGGAACAGAGACCGCCGCCAGTCAAAAAGTTCCGCAACGAGGATCGACGGACAAATACATACCGGGAAAGACCGGAAAGACAGCCAGAGTTCAAAGCGAAAAAGCCAACCGACGACCGTCATCCTTCCTGGCTGGccaagcagcagcagaaaccAATCATCGGTGGTTTCCAGGGCAAGAAGATAACATTCGGAGAAGATGGCCAGGCGGCAGAAATTACGGCTCCCAGCATCAATCTTTCGAGTTCCACTGCTCCTCCTTTATCCACCGATGGCATGCACCCTTCCTGGGTGGCCAAGCAGAAGTTTAAGCCGAAAATAGCCGCATTCCAGGGCACCAAGATTAAGTTTGACGACGAATAAAAAATGTTGATGgtattttgttgttttaatCACTAAATAACTGCAATCCTCTCCAGATCAGACACCAACTTTGGGCACATAGTGACCACGAATTTTGTCCTCGTTGCGCAGCTTGTCCACGTTGACATCGGGGAACTGGCGACGCAGCGCATCCAGGTCAAAGTTGGGATTGCGACGCAGGATCATCATGACTTCGTTGCGGGAGCGGCTGCAAAAGAACAAGGTTATCGCTGAAATTCCTAATAAAGCCAAAAGATAACCCACTTCTTGGCCTTGCGCTTGGCATTGTACAACTTCTCGCGGTACTTCAGCAGGAATCTGTTTACAGCCCGACCGCCAAAGCCAATGTTGCGGGATTTGATCCATTTGAGGTTCATGAAGGGCGGCAGGACGTGTTCGCAGCTTCTGTAGTTGACCTGCAGTCCAAATGCATTCTTCACGGCCTTCTGGGGCCGCTCACCGGTTTCTCCGGTCTCCAGCAGGTGGTAGGCCTTGTTGCGCTCCCTCACCACCGTCTCCAGGTTCTCCATGGAGATTTTCACCTGCAAACAAGAGTTATACATAAAGCTCCCCGGGATCATGTGACAGCCTACCTTATCGATGCGCTCTGGACTGGGAAAGACTTCCATTTTGTCGTTGCACTCGTGCTCCATGGTCATCAGCATGTTGCGCTCCTTGAGGAGCACGAACCACAGCTGGTGCAGCTCCTTGTTGGACTTGATGCGCAGCTCCTCCGTGCGCCACGCGCGCCCCACCTTGACCTCGTTCTCGCTCCAGTTCTTCTTGTCGTCGAAGAACTCCATCAGATCCCGGCGAACGGGGGAGGTGTGCATCTGCATGGCCATTGGAGCATGCGGCGTTTGCAGGGCAGCCGCACTACATATTACATAAAAACAAAGACGCGTTTCTGTTAGTTATCCTGTATGAAAGTCAGGTTTGTCTGAGCGGACACACCTGCAGGCCTGCCAAGGCTGCTTGGGAGCGGCCAGAATACTCTTGACCGTCGCATTTCCCACAGTTTTAGccaaattaaaacattttattaacgCCGAAGACATTTTTCCCACCGAACAGCTGTTAGAGCTGAAACCACAATCGATTGTTGTTATCGCTGGTTTGGGTATCCACTAATCTATTACCAGGGCTGCCACACCCCCCAAGTGCCAATAATCGATGGTATCACCTGGCTATCGTCTTAGTTCCAGTTCTAGTTGCTAATGAAAAATCGAATTTTTCGACTCAAATCGACTGAAGTTTACACGGGCAAAGTATTACAGAAGTTAGACTCAAGGCGTTACACAACATGCAATAAGTAAATGTAAGTGAAGTGGCCGCTCCCCGATTAAAGGCGGAGCTATCAGTAGCTGGACATTTCGCTTGTTTGTTCTATCCCAAATCCACTTTGTATGCAGGAACGCCAAGTTTTCCGTgtggctgtgtgtgtgtgcgtgcgtgtGAGTGTGCTGGTGTTTGTAGCATTCAGTacacaaatttaaattgataAAACTCGACAAAGCCAGCGGTTCTGAATTGCAACGAGTGCATTCCCTGCAGTGAGCCAAGTGCTTATTAATTGTGCATTTATCACAGCAAATTTGAGGAATTTGCACCTCTAAATAGGCGAGCCAAAACAGATTCATTGAACGAGACGGGGGAAAAAAACAAATCTAGAGCGATGTAGTAATTGGACAGTGTTGCCGAGCTGCTCCGAATTGTTAGTGTGCAGTGCAGTGTGgctacataaatatttatctcGCCGCGTTATCAGGCAGCATTATTATTGAAGAAGAGCAGAAAAAGTGTATATTTGGGCGTTACAATTGTTTATTGGATGTGCCGTGGCGGTTATATAAAAAGCAGACCTTCATTGAATTAAAAGGTCAGCGAGTGAATTGATTGATCAATTTGGCAAGGGGTGAGGGGGTTGGGGAAGAGGGGGAGTATCTTGTAGGGTTTTCTTTTCTCGCCTTCTCTGCTTCCTGTTTTTCTTCTCATTTCTCTCTTCCCGCTTTTCGTAAGGCTTTTCTGCTCTTCCACGGTGAACGCCCAAAAACACAAACAAGTCTTTATGTTTGTAGTGTAGTGTCGCTATGTGTGCGTTTTTTCTGCTTCtgctttttttttctgttacTGGGGTTAATTTCTCGGTGTCGCCTCAATTATTCGGCCTCCTTGCATTCCTCCGGTTCGCTTTGCTGGACTTTCGGTGACACTTGTTGCCGCTGCTAACAGAGCACTTGGTCCCTATACCAAATCCATAATCCCAAACCCCTGTTAACAGATCTCTTGGTCCCCATACCGAATCCCCAGTCCAATCCCCCGGAAACCTTGTCATATCGTGCGATAACCTTTCGTTTGCGTCCCATTTGATTATCATGTTCCTAATAGAAGTAACAACAAATAGCGGAATATAAGGTTCTCCAAACTCATTCTGACAGATTCTGGAGCGGCTTTATCAAGTATTCCTCCAGTTTTTAGTTTGCGACGCCCATATTATGGCGATAAATCGTACATGTGGCTTTTTTATGGACTGTGTTTATCTTTACCCCTGACAACTCATTATCGCACATGTTcagtttttccaaaaaaaatttataaaatggCTTCTACTATATATactataaaataattaaagcaCTAATACTTACATATAACTGGTAGAAATATCACTGTAACTATGACAACACACTCTAAAACAAATGGCTCATCGTGTCGTATACGTGATTTTTTGATGAACCGCTAAATTATATTCAAACTTCTTCCCTAATTTATGGATTTCTCGTGATCTACTAGACAAACAATAGCATGCTGATAAAGAAACTCAgtaatgatttatttatttacaagtatttgtttatttagAAGCACACAGTTTGTTTGGGTATTATTTAAAGTAAACGAATTTTACTGATAAAAGTATATAAGAGGATGACATCAAACAACAAGCTATACGACCGCTAATTATATGGTGtggtatttaaaatatatattagttttgagatcatttAGGCTGGTAATGGGTTCCATTTTACTATCTTACCATAATTAgtaaaataacaataattcATATCTACTAAGTATATGTGTAGATTATATGCAAAATACTTTAAGTATTTAACTAATATAAGCTAAGTAAACCTAGTTCTAAACATGTTCTGTGTGCCTGGTAATGTGGAGGCAGTGAGTAGTTGTGCTGTATTCTCTTGAAGCTCTGCTCTATTCATTTAAATGTGCGTGTGCATTGAAGAAGAAAGCCAACGAAAGTTGTTCGCCACATTACCGGCAATGTTGCAACACCGGGCGCGTTGTAACCGTGTGCAAGATGCGCGAAATTCAACCAAAcgcgaaaataaaaacaagtggcgaggCGAAAAGTAAACAAAGTATAATGGAGAAAGAGCAGGGAGCACGGAGCAGCAGCCACCTCCTCATGGGAAGCATTACCAGGTCGCCAGTTAAAGACttcacacacaaaaaaaacctCAAACCTCgatctttcttttctttaCTCTTTTCTCGGTACCAAAGACCGAAGAGATCAAAATGTCGCAAAAAGAATTGGCGGCACTTGTCGCCACAAGAACGAGCCGCAAGCGCACCGTGCCCTCTTCCACATCCCCAATGACCACTCGCTCGGAACCGAGATCTATTATCGAGATACATATATCCAATGACGCAGCGTCCACAAAGAGAGCTTGCCGGGAAGTTGAGAAACCGTCGTCAAGGGCGGAACAGCCACTTCCACAGGAAGAAGAGAGCCAGGGTCAAGTGCCCCCGCTGACCGAGGAAGAGCAGCAGCGGCACAATGAGTTCCGGACCAGTGGCTCGATATTTCTGCAAGATTTGCCCTGCTTCAAGCTGCAGCAGACCCAGCCACCACCAGGTTCCTCGCCGATTCCCAAGTGtcgagagtgccgacgaagaaACCTGGCCACCAAGGAGGGTGAGACCAGCGCAGTAAGCGATGTCTACTGCCGGTTCTATGAATTTCGACGCCTCCAGTTCAACGAGAAGGGCGAGTTGGGCGTGGTTGGTTTTCCCAATCCCTACAGCGAACCCTCACCGGAGGACATTGCCATTTGGCAGCCAGATAAAAATACTGCCCCGACCAGCGGTTATATGGACATACAGGTCTGCAGGTACATTCTGCTCCATGCTGGCGACCAGTTTTGCTATTTGTGGCGCCAGGAGGCGGAGGCTTTACGGTTGCATCAGAACCCGGACGGCACCATCGCTTGGAAGAAGGCCGTGAAGGGCACTCGAGAGATTTGTGACGTGTGTGACACCACGCTGTTCAACTACCACTGGACCTGTAGCAAGTGTGGCTTTGGAGTGTGCCTCGACTGCTTCAAAGATCGCAAGGAGGGACAGCGACTGCGTCGTGCAGAGAACGCAGCCCAAAAGGGATGCGACGAGTACCACTGGCTGCTCTGCACCGATCCCAGTGGGCCCCAGGAGCACGCCCTCACCGAGTTGATGCTGACCCAGATCATAGCCGGCGATGCCCTCAACGTCTTGGGCAGGCTGCTGCACGAGGTGCGGACCTTGTGGCAGGTGCCACAGGTGTGCGGCTGTCTGTTGAGCAAGCAGGCGGTGGAGGACGCTCAGCTAAACGAGCTGATTCAGGATATGATTAAGGAGTCCCAGTTGAAGCAACACACTAGCTTCTCGTCGCTGGCTTCCGAGCAGAAGGTACACCAACAGCAGCGCCTCGATCAGCTGCACGCCAAGAAGCTGGAGTTTGCCAGGGAGCGGGGCATAGATTATGTGCCAGGAAGAGTTTGGACCAAGGAGACGTTGGGAAAGGACCCCATTACAACGGCCTTTGACAATTTCAAGCACATTAATTTTCTGAGAAAGGGATTGGCCGGCTTGAGAAGGTTCCTTCCACCCAGGGCCATGACTTTGGCCCACTCCACTCAGTTGGCACCGGGAGTTCCTCACGAGTGGCTCTGCGATGGCAAGTTGCTGCGCCTCACCGACGCCATGCATCCGGATAACCGAGTCCTTTACCAGGAGGTTTGGAAGTGCGGTCAGCCAGTGATGATTTCGGAGGTGGCTCGCTCTTTGAACTTAGACCTATGGCATCCGCAGGCCTTTTGCCGCGACTTTGGCGACAAGCCCAATGATCTTATTAATTGTTTGAATGGAAATCTGGTGCCCAATCAGCCGATGCGACATTTTTGGGAGGGATTTCAGTGTATGAACAAGCGTCTGCTAGATGCTCATGGCAAGCCCATGCTTCTGAAGCTAAAGGATTGGCCGCCAGGTGATGATTTTGCCGAAATACTGCCCACCAGGTTTGCTGATTTGATGAAGGGACTGCCCATGCCGGAGTACACTCTGCGTACAGGCAACCTAAACATTGCCAGTTGTCTGCCCAAGATGTTTGTTCCACCGGATTTGGGACCGAAGATGTATAATGCCTACGGGTCGGCTTTACACCCGGATAAGGGGACAACCAATCTTCACTTGGACATCTCGGATGCAGTCAACATAATGGTTTATGTGGGAATCCCCGAGGATGGAGATACTAAGCCGCAGCTGGCGGCTACGCAGAAAGCCATTGCTCTAGGTGGATGCGATTACATAACCAGAGCTCGTTGCCAATCGCCGGATGTGTTACCTGGCGCGCTGTGGCACATCTTTCCGGCTCGCGATGCCGATAAAATAAGGGATTTACTTAACCGCGTAACTTTGGAGAAGGGCTTTCGTTTGGAGCCCGATCACGATCCAATTCATGATCAGAATTGGTATTTGGACGATAAGTTGCGCGCCCGATTGTTCAAGGAATATGGCGTGGAGGGGCATCCCATTGTCCAGTGTTTGGGAGACGCGGTTTTTATACCGGCTGGAGCTCCTCATCAGGTCCAGAATCTCCACAATTGCATTAAGGTTGCCGAGGACTTTGTCTCGCCGGAAAACATTACCCACTGCTACCATCTCACTCACGAGTTTAGAAGACTTTCGCACTCCCACACAAATCACGAGGACAAGCTTCAGATCAAGAATATTATCTACCATGCCATCAAGGATTGCTGCACCATCCTCACCAGAGCTCTGGACGAGCGAATCGATGCGGAAATGGAAAAGCTTAAAGCCGAATAGATTTCATTATCACTCTTCATGTTTTTAGTTGTTTCCCTCTACTTACAGCAAATCATTTGTacatttgtatttgttttctaccttttaagattttaatttgtcaaaaattcaaTAAATACCTATTTAGAAACAAATAGTGTTGTGGATCTATTTAATTGTCACCCGGTACAGGGATTAACTTAGGCAACATATTTTAGAACTATTTCgaatttattgtttatttagtattaattattttaaacgAACTCTTCAGTATCTACATAGCAAACACTAAGTCCACATAAGATACTCGCCAGCAACAAATGCCCATGCATGCTGAGGACGGAACTGAAACTGATGATGAGGAGTCCATCCCAGACAGACTGTAGCATCGTAAAGATCGTACTACTAACCGGAGGCCCCTAGAGAAGTAAAGTCAATTACAACGCCAGAAAGCCTTTTACGATAACTGAAAGTGGAGAAGGAAACTAAGAGTTTTGCTAAATTAGCCTATAGATTGAAACATTAAGAATACAACTAAGATGACGGTGGATTTCAACGATTATTTTTGGGTAAGACAAATGACTTTTAGTTGTGTTAATAGATAAATACATTTACACTTAATTTCTAGGGCGAGAAAAACAATGGCTACGATGTCTTGTACCACAACATGAAGTTTGGCCTGGTGGCCAGCAAGGAGCTGTCCGAGTTTCTGCGCGAAAAGTCCAACATCGAGGAGCAGAACTCGAAAATGATGTCCAAGCTGGCCCACAAGGCTGGGACACTGAACAGTACTTTTGCTCCTGTGTGGACCATACTGCGGACCTCGGCGGAGAAGCTATCCACCCTCCACCTGCAAATGGTGCAGAAGCTGACCGAGCTGGTCAAGGATGTGGCCAAGTATGCCGACGAGCTGCACAAGAAGCACAAGTCCGTCAAGGAGGAGGAGAGCCAAACCCTCGAGTGTGTTCAAGCCATCCAAACGTCGACGGTGGCGGTGCAAAAGTTGCGCGACCTTTACGCCAGCAAGGTTCAGGAGTTGGAGAAGTTGCGCAAGGACAATGGCTCGCACAAGGATGCCGAGAAGCTGGAGAGTAAGCTAAAGAAACTGCAGGAGGAGTACAAGACTCTGTTGGACAAGCATAACCCCATTAAGAACGAATTCGAGAGACGCATGACACAGACCTGCAAGGTAAAAACCCCTGCAATTGATGACTTGATTATAAGCtaaagttaattaaattttcctTTCTAGCGTTTCCAAGAGATTGAGGAGGTGCATCTTCGTCAAATGAAGGAGTTTCTGTCCACCTATCTGGAAATGCTGCAGAACAATCACGACATGGTGGGTCAAGTACATTCCGATTTTAAGAGGCAGTTTGTTGACATGTCTGTGGACAAACTACTGGAACAGTTTGTGCTGAACAAGTACACTGGTCTGGAGAAGCCAGGTGAGGGAAAATATATCtcttaatatatatataacctAGCTGTAATAGTATtactttattataatttatggTTAACTTTTACTGTATTGTTTTTACAGAAATGCCTGAGTTGGAGTATGTGACTCTATCAAGTGGCTCTCGGCTGCAACAGCCCCAGGTCTCGGCCACCGCATCCAACTCAAATTCGGCTACCAGCATTCAGGCAGCTCTGCGGGCTGGAAATGCAGCGGCAACAGCCTCGGGCAGCGTGGTATCCATGGATCAGCGGGGTGATGCCTTGGCGGCGATCTCTCTTGGCAGCGGAAGTGCAGCCAGCGGTAGTATTCCCTATGCCGAGGATCCGATACTGGGAGCCATGGGTTCGCCACGTCCCACATCACCGGACATGCTGGCGGGACCGAATGCCACGGTGGGCCAGTCGCAGCCGGCTGGTGGAGCCACATCCACTGTGAAGAGTCTGCGATCCTGGTTTTTGCCCACTGCCAAGCCACAGACGTCGACTGGCGCCGGAAATTTTGGTATGAGCGGATACGGAAGTGGCAGCACCAACAACAATACAACCAccacgacaacaacaacagcaagcAACAGTAGCAACAACTTGAACACCAACaacacaacagcaacaactacaacaacaacaactggCACGAATAATCTCACCACCAATATCACCAAAAATTCCCCTATTTCTGAGGATACTAGCAATCAAGGTTCATtctctttgattttaattggttttagtttttatttattatttttgggtTACCACATTTTATGGTTAATGTTTCTTCTGTGTATTTGTAAtgtctatcagtctatctattatgtttttgtatatatttatgtgcGTGTTTACCTTcagtcaaaattttaactattTTGGTTGTTTcgaattatattatttaaaattcttaACACACAAAAAGTCGCTAATCATGTTATGTTAAGTATTTCGAAGTGAAAACTGAATACTGCTTTTATGATCAGTTTCAGTACACATATCTCACATGTATATAATTTTATCCaattctatttatttttatttgaaactTGTTTCGTTTTTAGTTTATTACTATCTGAAATTGTACACTCAAACACCAGCCAATCAATCAGACAATTTTCGGGACTTTCACATAAATACTGCACATCAACTCGCACACACAAATGCCATCAAGCCATTGAACTAACAGCACTAACTACTGCAATCTAATCTCTATGCTTTTCTCCGTCTTATTTCCGTCTTCCACGCTTTGTACACATCCATCGCATCCACCATTGCTCATCCCAATCATCCATCATCCATTATCCATTATCCACTCATCCATGCACCGATCGACTAATCGAAATCAAAACTTTAGATCAGGCACCACAGCAGCCGGCAGAGTCCTTAACTCCAACCGCAAGTGCCACTGCGATTGCAACAACGGCGGGTGCGCCTGGCAAAAAGCAATTGAACGCAACGACAAGCGAGCAGCAGCTATCGAAATCATTAAATGAGCAAGAGCACCTACAACAGACTGCAGCAGCTACGGCAGCAAcatctgcagcagcagcaacaaccgCCACAACGACAACGTCCAGACGTGCAACGtcacttttaaatatattcacATCAAACTCTCAGGGTAAATGATACAAGAATGTCAATGAAAGTGATTGGCCCCCCATTTCACCATTCCCCCCTCCAACTACTAAAACACCTGTACAACTCCACCACCCAAAGAAAAAATTGCATGTTTTAGGCTTAACATGTATATTTAAAGGCTTTTCTGTGTGCTCAACTTATTGTCCTCGTTTAACCTTCAACCATTTTAAAAGCACTTTACGGCGGTGTTTGAGTTCTGAGTTCTGAGGAAGACATTACATTTAAGTTTCAACTGTCAACTGTACTATTCCATCACCAAAGTCTTGACACTGAGGAACACCGAAGTGTTGAGACCCCACCTTCTTTTCCTGTGTGATCTTTTAGTCTTTAGCTCGCTTAAAAAGTCAGTTATCTTACAATCCCTTTGTTTGCTTATGTTAATCTAAATCACCTTTCGCCGGCAGTCTCTGGCATTTTACGAAGTCGCCGCGACAagacaaaaaccaaaaaggcTAAGAAAAAGAAAGACAACGAGGCCGCCGAGCACATACAGGAGGAAGGACTCACCAGGTGGGTTTCGAAATCGATCTCAACTAAAATCTTCTCTTTAACTTGAactatttaattatattttccaGTTTGGAGCGTGCCAACAACACGCTGCTGGACTATGACGACCATGGGCGCAGCATGAAGACCCAGAATTCCAGTGGCAGTAGCGCAGGTGGTGGCTTGGCCGCCCTGTCGGTGACCTCGGCTCAAGGAAGCGTGGATTCGGCGGGAGCAAGCAGCATGGGGGGCAGCGGAGTAGCCGCAGGTGCAAGTGGGAGCCTGCCCAATGCAGGTGCTCTCACCAACTCGGCGTCGACCACAGCTCCGGGCGCCACAAGTGGCACTGGAACTGGCTACGAGGTGGATGAGGAGGGCTTCAGCATACAGCCGGCCAAGGAAATAGCGTGGGAAGAGGGTCAGGACAAATGTGAGGCCCTAAATTGAATCATCCCTACGTTTATGTACGACTAAAGTGGAAAACTATTTCAGCAGGCAGTTTCTACTCCGACTCGGATACGGATTC is from Drosophila suzukii chromosome 3, CBGP_Dsuzu_IsoJpt1.0, whole genome shotgun sequence and encodes:
- the LOC108017449 gene encoding F-BAR domain only protein 2 isoform X1, whose amino-acid sequence is MTVDFNDYFWGEKNNGYDVLYHNMKFGLVASKELSEFLREKSNIEEQNSKMMSKLAHKAGTLNSTFAPVWTILRTSAEKLSTLHLQMVQKLTELVKDVAKYADELHKKHKSVKEEESQTLECVQAIQTSTVAVQKLRDLYASKVQELEKLRKDNGSHKDAEKLESKLKKLQEEYKTLLDKHNPIKNEFERRMTQTCKRFQEIEEVHLRQMKEFLSTYLEMLQNNHDMVGQVHSDFKRQFVDMSVDKLLEQFVLNKYTGLEKPEMPELEYVTLSSGSRLQQPQVSATASNSNSATSIQAALRAGNAAATASGSVVSMDQRGDALAAISLGSGSAASGSIPYAEDPILGAMGSPRPTSPDMLAGPNATVGQSQPAGGATSTVKSLRSWFLPTAKPQTSTGAGNFGMSGYGSGSTNNNTTTTTTTTASNSSNNLNTNNTTATTTTTTTGTNNLTTNITKNSPISEDTSNQDQAPQQPAESLTPTASATAIATTAGAPGKKQLNATTSEQQLSKSLNEQEHLQQTAAATAATSAAAATTATTTTSRRATSLLNIFTSNSQVSGILRSRRDKTKTKKAKKKKDNEAAEHIQEEGLTSLERANNTLLDYDDHGRSMKTQNSSGSSAGGGLAALSVTSAQGSVDSAGASSMGGSGVAAGASGSLPNAGALTNSASTTAPGATSGTGTGYEVDEEGFSIQPAKEIAWEEGQDKSGSFYSDSDTDSDNDKQERRIHVSIKPLKNGQAPMSASVDELRATVENISLSPTGVFSHHSQQLQAARGAPASRQQSPEISNASTPTASVHPYAPLQSPTLSNNNNANNTANSRYADLGDIFSELGDMSMSAPSSATLGKPPGRQIPTPTSASAGGSIAIPRPPSRRSDMIAIGPAATGTAPGRGRMSPAPVVTAMNRAESIGSLEFRTAIGGVGSSRGPSPLTIGISDTIPLAVAFHEIIHAYFRGSDESRCQVKVSGDMMLSFPAGIAGLLANNPNPAKLGFRIKHVQNLENLVPNGKLVQIDRQQSSTVSTMLEFNMGALTALLRRQAENNPTASYFNVDILKYQVRTKPGASSCPFQLVSYWKCESSYTALKVDYKYNNHAMASASPLLNVTLSVPVNGSVRNVQSKPHSAWLGESNRLVWNFTDISQNSQDGGVGTLRARLELNDGPSTPALLATQFNCEGTTLSGIEFELQGSGYRLSLVKRRFVSGKYVCEGDGIRSGATPTPPSVGSTSPYSAKSN
- the LOC108017449 gene encoding F-BAR domain only protein 2 isoform X2, whose amino-acid sequence is MTVDFNDYFWGEKNNGYDVLYHNMKFGLVASKELSEFLREKSNIEEQNSKMMSKLAHKAGTLNSTFAPVWTILRTSAEKLSTLHLQMVQKLTELVKDVAKYADELHKKHKSVKEEESQTLECVQAIQTSTVAVQKLRDLYASKVQELEKLRKDNGSHKDAEKLESKLKKLQEEYKTLLDKHNPIKNEFERRMTQTCKRFQEIEEVHLRQMKEFLSTYLEMLQNNHDMVGQVHSDFKRQFVDMSVDKLLEQFVLNKYTGLEKPEMPELEYVTLSSGSRLQQPQVSATASNSNSATSIQAALRAGNAAATASGSVVSMDQRGDALAAISLGSGSAASGSIPYAEDPILGAMGSPRPTSPDMLAGPNATVGQSQPAGGATSTVKSLRSWFLPTAKPQTSTGAGNFDQAPQQPAESLTPTASATAIATTAGAPGKKQLNATTSEQQLSKSLNEQEHLQQTAAATAATSAAAATTATTTTSRRATSLLNIFTSNSQVSGILRSRRDKTKTKKAKKKKDNEAAEHIQEEGLTSLERANNTLLDYDDHGRSMKTQNSSGSSAGGGLAALSVTSAQGSVDSAGASSMGGSGVAAGASGSLPNAGALTNSASTTAPGATSGTGTGYEVDEEGFSIQPAKEIAWEEGQDKSGSFYSDSDTDSDNDKQERRIHVSIKPLKNGQAPMSASVDELRATVENISLSPTGVFSHHSQQLQAARGAPASRQQSPEISNASTPTASVHPYAPLQSPTLSNNNNANNTANSRYADLGDIFSELGDMSMSAPSSATLGKPPGRQIPTPTSASAGGSIAIPRPPSRRSDMIAIGPAATGTAPGRGRMSPAPVVTAMNRAESIGSLEFRTAIGGVGSSRGPSPLTIGISDTIPLAVAFHEIIHAYFRGSDESRCQVKVSGDMMLSFPAGIAGLLANNPNPAKLGFRIKHVQNLENLVPNGKLVQIDRQQSSTVSTMLEFNMGALTALLRRQAENNPTASYFNVDILKYQVRTKPGASSCPFQLVSYWKCESSYTALKVDYKYNNHAMASASPLLNVTLSVPVNGSVRNVQSKPHSAWLGESNRLVWNFTDISQNSQDGGVGTLRARLELNDGPSTPALLATQFNCEGTTLSGIEFELQGSGYRLSLVKRRFVSGKYVCEGDGIRSGATPTPPSVGSTSPYSAKSN